Below is a window of Tsuneonella deserti DNA.
CCTCGAGTCGCAAGGTCCAGCGCCCCGCCGGCAGCACATCGGTGCTGATGAAGCGGCCCGGGGCAGCCATGCGGAAAGAAAGGCGCTGATCGGGCAGCCGGCCAAGCGGGTGACGGGCGGTCCCGCCGAGCTGGGTCGGCGCGCCGCCGCCCGCGAAGTCGATTACGACGCGGCCGTCGCCCGCCCGGGAAACGGCCGGCTTCCAGCCGAGCGCCCGCGAACGATCGGCCTCGTCGAGCCACTTGTTGAACTCCTGGCTCGCGACGTAGGAGTTTTCGACCACGACACCGCCGAAC
It encodes the following:
- a CDS encoding FixH family protein, whose amino-acid sequence is MTKPFTGRHMTAILVAGFGIVIAVNLVMARFAVSTFGGVVVENSYVASQEFNKWLDEADRSRALGWKPAVSRAGDGRVVIDFAGGGAPTQLGGTARHPLGRLPDQRLSFRMAAPGRFISTDVLPAGRWTLRLEGRGGEKSWRGEIPLA